A region from the Bactrocera dorsalis isolate Fly_Bdor chromosome 1, ASM2337382v1, whole genome shotgun sequence genome encodes:
- the LOC125775374 gene encoding uncharacterized protein LOC125775374 — MADLMWLDNVSKEQLISFAQSLGVDHIGTTREIRKRITTLAAKAHGDPEVEEQFLKMEAAYKAGEIASRDEGDQKTTFPADHDRRTASTFAESSRLQPPQINRLLQQSHIVTFAPIIDQVRKWSVKYDGGRDPLAFVERLEELSEVYMVNMDILPRTMPELLCGTALQWYRNNNEHWESWTTFKKDFLRFFLPARYFERLEDNIRQRRQHVREKYKDYVLAMQSLMRHVGYNPEERLERIFRNSHTDYLLYIQRRDFETLAELITLAEEYEGIYEGQRRGVEPPRREMTRHIIGDHEARHASRPLPRAPQHHATVDAHRQQPSTSGAVRPGNICFRCGQEGHYARRCRNPKKLCCRECGRADVLTKECCHQHQGNDQGFRQRQGAADPRNSAPNHQ, encoded by the coding sequence ATGGCAGACCTCATGTGGTTAGACAACGTGTCCAAGGAGCAACTAATCTCCTTCGCACAGAGTCTGGGAGTTGACCACATAGGCACCACGCGGGAGATTCGTAAGCGCATAACTACATTGGCAGCCAAGGCGCACGGAGACCCGGAAGTAgaagaacaatttttaaaaatggaagctGCATACAAAGCAGGTGAGATCGCTTCACGAGACGAAGGCGATCAGAAGACAACCTTCCCAGCAGATCACGACAGAAGGACCGCGAGCACATTCGCGGAATCATCACGGCTACAGCCGCCACAAATCAACCGGTTACTTCAGCAGAGCCACATTGTTACATTCGCACCCATCATCGACCAGGTGAGGAAGTGGTCCGTGAAATACGACGGCGGGCGAGACCCATTAGCGTTTGTCGAGAGATTAGAAGAGCTCTCCGAAGTGTACATGGTGAATATGGACATTCTTCCAAGAACCATGCCCGAATTATTGTGCGGTACCGCTCTCCAATGGTATCGCAACAATAACGAACATTGGGAGAGTTGGACAACCTTCAAAAAGGACTTTCTGCGCTTCTTCCTACCAGCACGTTACTTCGAACGCCTCGAAGATAACATACGGCAGCGAAGACAACACGTTCGAGAAAAATACAAGGACTACGTTCTAGCTATGCAGAGCTTAATGCGACACGTTGGGTATAATCCGGAAGAGCGACTGGAAAGAATTTTTCGGAATAGTCACACCGATTATTTGCTCTACATTCAGCGGCGAGATTTCGAGACGCTGGCCGAACTCATTACACTGGCAGAAGAGTACGAAGGGATATATGAAGGACAACGACGAGGAGTAGAGCCACCTCGACGCGAGATGACGAGACACATTATAGGTGACCACGAGGCGAGACATGCAAGTAGGCCGTTACCACGTGCACCACAACACCACGCGACGGTAGATGCGCATCGTCAGCAACCATCTACGAGTGGAGCCGTTAGGCCGGGAAATATCTGCTTCAGATGTGGTCAGGAAGGTCATTATGCTAGGAGATGCCGTAATCCCAAGAAATTGTGTTGCAGGGAGTGTGGAAGAGCGGATGTGCTAACGAAAGAATGTTGTCATCAACACCAGGGAAACGACCAAGGGTTTCGTCAAAGACAAGGCGCGGCGGACCCGCGGAACTCAGCGCCGAACCACCAATAA